aggtagtcctcattcaattgaaggatcaactctcctttgtccacatcaatcacagcttttgctatggctaggaagggtcttccaaggatgatgaattcatcctcatccttcccagtgtctaggattatgaaatcagcagggatgtaaaggcctttgacctttactagcacgtcctctacctatccataagcctttttcatgtatttgtctgccatctctaatgagaatttggcagcctgtacctcaaagattcccagattcttcattacagagagtggcattaactttatgcctgaccccaggtcacacagagccttctcaaaggtcatggtgcctatggtacagggaattaagaatttaccaagatcctatttcttttgaggtaatgtctgcctaaccaagtcattcagtttattggtgagcaaagggggttcatccacccaagtctcattaccaaataacttggcattcagcttcatgattgctccaaggtacttagtaacttgctcttcagtaatatcttcatcctccttagaggaagaatattcatcagagctcatgaatggcagaagtaggttcaatggaatctctatggtctgtagatgagcctcagattccgtAGGTTCCTCAAATGGGAACTCTTTTTTGTCCAGAGAACGTCccaagaggtcttcctcattgggattcacatccttctcctcctctctaggttcggccacaccaagtaaggttatggccttgcactctctttttggattctcttctgtattgcttggaagagtactaggaggagtttcagtgacttttttactcagctgacccacttgtgcctccaaatttttaatggaggaccttgtttcattcataaaacttagagtggccttagatagatcagagactatatttgctaagctagagggattctgctcagaattctctatctgttgctaagaggatgatggaaaaggcttgctattgctaaacctgtttcttctaccattattaaagccttgttaaggcttttattgatcctttcatgagaaatttggatgatttctccatgagggattataggtgtttccataggcttcacccatgtaattcacctctgccattgcagggttctcaagatcataagcttcttcttcagaagatgcttctttagtactgttggatgcattttgcaatccattcagactctgagaaatcatattgacttgctgattcaacattttgttctgagccaatatggcattcagagcatcaatttcaagaacttccttcctctgaggcatcccattactcacaggattcctttcagaggtgtacatgagctggttatttgcaaccatctcaatgagttcctgagcttctgcaggcattttcttcaagtgaatagatccacctgtagaatggtccaatgacatcttagacaattcagacagaccatcatagaatatatccaggatggtccattctgaaagcatgtcagaaggaaactttttggtcagttgcttgtatctctcccaagcttcatagagggattcaccttctttctgcctgaaagtttgaacattcactctaagcttgctcaacttttgaggaggaaagaacatggctaagaaagccgtgaccagcttatcccaagagttcaggctatctctaggttgagagtccaaccatattctagctctgtctcttacagcaaaagagaaaagcataagcttgtagacctcgggatcaactccattggtcttaacagtatcatagatctgcaagaattcagttaagaactgaaaaggatcttctgatgaaagtTCATAAagcttgcaattctgttgcatcagagaaactaattgaggctgtagctcaaaattgtttgctccaatggtagggattgagatgcttcttccatggaagttgaaatttggtgcagtaaagtcaccaagcatcttccttgcacaTCCACCGTTGTTATTGGATTCAgccatctctacttctttttcgaaaattttagtaaagtcctcttcagagtgttgtgctttagcttctattagcttcctcttcagagtcctttctggttccggatcagcttcaacaagaatgttcttatctttgctcctgctcatgtgaaaaagaagagaacagaaaagaagaggaatcctctatgttacagtatagagatttctttatgtgagtagaagaagataagaatagaagaaggagaagagaagaattcgaacatagagaggaagagagggttcgaattataagaaaaagagaagagtgttaatgattaaataaataaatagaaagagatgagagagagttttcaaaaataattaagaagaaaaggaaaatatttttgtttttattttaaaacatagttagagttcgaaaattaagaaaaggaataaaattaaaagttaaaacaattagttaaataaaattttttttgaaaaagtggaaggtgattttcgaaaattagagagagaagagtagttaggtagttttgaaaaagataagaaatagtaaaacaaacaaaaagtcaattagttaattgaaaaagatttgaaaatcaactttgaaaagataagaagttagaaaagattttgaaattgattttgaaaaagatatgatttgaaaaatatatgtttgaaaagatatgattgaaacgatatgattgaaatttattttgaaaaatatttgaaaagggaattaaaaagatttgatttttttaaaattaaaattgattacttgactaacaagaaactaaaagatattattctaaaatttaaagattgaacctttcttaacaagaaagtaacaaacttcaaatttttgaatcaatcacattagttgttagtaaagttttcgaaattttgaaatgaaattaagaaaagaattttgaaaatcaattttttaaaattttcgaaaatattaagaaaaaaatgaaaaagatttgaattttgaaaaaaattttgaaattgaaatcttgacttgactaacaagaaacaactaattttaaaattttttgactaagtcaacccaaagatttcgaaaattatgagtgaaataaggaaaagatattttttttaatttttgaatttttatgaggAAAGaggaaaaccacaaaatgactcaacacataaaaaattttggattaaaacaaatgatgcatgcaagaacactatgaatgtcaagatgaacaccaagaacactttgaagatcataatgaacatcaagaacttattttttgaaaaattttcaagaaaagaaaaacatgcaagataccaaacttagaaatttttaatgcttagacactaaccaactaaaaatgcatatgaaaaacatcaaaagatacaaaacaagaaaatatgaagatcaaacaagaagacttaccaagaacaacttgaagatcatgaagaacaccatgcatgagttttcgaaaattttttagaaaaaataaaaagatgcaattgacaccaaacttaaaaattgactctagactcaaacaagaaacacaaaatattttttttggtttttatgattttattaattttttttggattttttgaaaatatctttctggaaaaacaaaaacaaagaaaaaaaattttgaaaaatttttgaaaattttttgaaaataaaataaaggttgaaacaagaagaaaattacctaatctgagcaacaagatgaaccgtcagttgtccaaacttgaacaatccccggcaacggcgccaaaaatttggtgcacgaaattgtgatctcaatggcgccaacaacttggtacgcacaattgtaatctcaactcttttttcacaacctcgcataactaaccaacaagtgcactgggtcatccaagtaataaaccttacgtgagtaagggtcgatcacacggagattgtcggcttgaagcaagctatggtcatcttgtaaatctcagtcaggcggattcaaatggttatggagttttaataatttaaaagataaataagcataaaataaagatagagatacttatggaattcattggtgggaatttcagataagcatatagagatgctttattccttttgaatctctactttcctactgccttcatccaatccttcatacccctttctatggcaagctgtatgttaatggctacttcccgtcttctcagtgaaaatggtcctctacggtttctgtacggctaatcaactgtcggatttctcgtctccgatgaaaaataccatgcacagatatcgtaaggctaatcagctattggttctcgatcatataggaataggatttattttccttttgcgtctgtcaccacggtatttttgtccaaaaaaaataaaaaggacgattttaatacaaaaaaatgttaAGGACGATTCTAAATCGAAAATTAGATCAGGGACGGGTTCAATTCCGACCCTCAATATGAGGGATCAAAATAATACTTATCCCTAATAATTACTTTACCAGAACTGAATATGTCAAATGAAACATTCATGCATTAAAGAGTGCATGTATAGTGCATCATGTTTCCATATGAAAGCTACATTTATGTGTATAAAAATTATCTACTATGTGTAAATATTAGAGTAAAGTGACAATTAGATACTCGTAGATTTTGACCTAGGACTAATTagtctttgaagaaaaaaaaagtaccaATTAGGTCTTTCAAGATAataaacaatggacatatatGTCCTTCTTGTTGGgttttttttctcctttgtgAGACCcaaacccaaaattttgaagaCATTGCACCCATTGTGCCACAACCCTAATCAGATTTTTGGGGTCTTTTGAGAGAGTGAGAGTAGCCACcaaagtgagagagaagagggaaagaCAGAATTCCCATTTTTGTGCAAAACAGTAAATTTCAAATGGCAGTTTCTCATTTGTTCACCGTTGCATCAACTTGAAATTTAAACTGCCTGTTTCTAttatcttgttcttcattctatTTGATGGAGATGTTGATTGGAGGTTTGCAGTGGGAGAAATTGGCttcgcaagagagaaattaggtttcCCATTTTTACATAGAGCAGCAATCTTTGAACGgcagtttctcattctttcaccgttggatcAATGTGAAATTTGGACTGAAGATTCTTCTCATCTTATTCTTCATTCTGAACGGTGGAGATTTTAATTGGAGATCTGCAGAGGGAGAAATTGGCTTTGACAGAAGCTTTGTTTTTTGGGTAGATTTCATCTTCTTGATTCTCATTTGAAAGCTTTGGTGATTTGATGTTTTGGCTGGTTATATGCAcatttttgtgctttgtttgagactctcttgtacctcatttgattatagtggagctatttcattggtctggacgacccgtagtttttacctctcacattgagggggttttccacgttaaaatcttggtgtgttcttgttattgccttacttgctatatttgcttgttatagTTGCTGTGATATTGTATTGTGAGTGCTtccatattgttcttgtgttggaTATTTATGTTGTTTCCGCTGCTAGGCTCTTTCATACTGGCATCTGAGCTTGTTGATATTTTTTTGGGCTTGTGATTCTGTGAACAATAGAAGCTAATACTAATACTAGTAGGATGATCACTCTTAATGGTCCTAATTATGATTTGTGGAAATCAAAAATGGAAGATTTGCTTTATgtcaaaaattttcttcaacTAGTTTTTGGTACAGAAAAGCCTAATGATAAATCTGATGATAATTGGACTTTGTTGCATAGATAAGTTTGTGGATATATTAGGCAGTGGGTTGACGATAATGTGTTTAACCATATTATTAGAGAGACACATGCTCAGACCCTTTGGattaagcttgaacaattgtaTGCTCGAAAAACTGGGAATAACAAGATATTTTTGATCAAGCAGTTGTTGGCTTTGAAGTATACAGATGGGACATCAATGACAGATCACTTGAATAATTTTCAAGGAGTTATGAATCAGTTATCTTCCATGGGTATCAAGTTTGATGAAGAGGTTCAAGGATTGTTACATCTTGGCTCCTTACCAGACTTATGGAAAATTCTCAGAATGTCATTGTCTAATTCTGCTCCTGATGGTGTAATCTCTATGGATCTTGCCAAGAGCAGTGTTTTGAATGAAGAGATGAGAAGAAAGTCACAAGGTACATCGACTACACATTCAGATGTTCTTGTTTCTGAGTATAGGGGGAGAAACAAAAGTCGAGGTCCTAAAGGTAGAGATCAAAGCAGAAGCAAGTCTCGAGGAAAGTATAAGAATATTGAATATCATCATTGTGGTCAAAAGGGACATGTGAAAAAATTTTGTTGGTAGCTAAAGAAGGAGAACGCCAATGCAAGTAAAGACAAGAGCACAAATAAAGATGATGGTAGCAAGGAAGACAAGGTTAATGTAactcatgatgattttcttgttgTTGAGGAGTTTGAATCTGTTAACCTTGTTGATAATAGCACTAGTTGGGTGATTGATAGCGGTGCTTCTATTCATGTTACATCTAGGAGGGATTTGTTTACCTCTTATACTCCTGGTGATTTTGGTGATGTGAAAATGGCTCATCAAGGTATTGCAAAATGTGCTGGTGTTGGACGGGTTTGCTTAGAAACCTCCAACGGTACCAAGTTGACTTTGAAGCGTGTGAAGCATGTTCCAAATATTTGGTTGAACTTACTTTCTGTTGGTAAGTTGTGTGATGAAAACTTGGATATCTCATTCTCTCGTGATAGTTGGAAGCTCACCAAGGGTTCCATGGTTGTTGCTAGAGGTACAAGACACTCTACTGTTTATTTAACTCAAGCAAAGATTGTGAAAGATATTGTTAATGCTGCTGAGTTTGTTGATGAAATTGATTTATGGCATAAGAGATTATGTCATATGAGTGAAAAGGGCATGAATATGTTATTCAAGAGAAATCTTTTATCTGGTTGCAAGGTTGCTTTGCAAAAGTGCAACCATTGTTTTGCTGGAAAACAAAACAGGGTTTCTTTTAAGAGCCATCCACCTTCAAGGAAGCCAGAGATACTTGACTTGGTGCATTCTGATGTATGTGGGCCGATGAAGACAAGAACACTTGGATGGTCTATCTATTTTGTAACCTTTATTGATGACCATTCTAGGAAATTATGGGTTTACACTTTAAAGACCAAAGATCAAGTTTTGAATGTGTTCAAACAATTTCAAGCTTCTGTTGAAAGAGAAACTGGAAAGAAGTTTAAATGCATTCATACTGACAATGGTGGTGAGTACTCAGGTccatttgatgcttattgtaaagAGAATGGTATAAGACATCAGAAGACTCCTTTGAAGACTCCTCAGTTGAATGGCTTGGCTAAAAAGATGAATATAACATTGGTTGAAAGAGTTAGGTGCTTATTGTCACAATCTGGATTGGCAAAATCCTTTTGGGGTGAAGCTTTGGCAAAATCCATTGTGCCACAACCCTAATCAAATTTTTGGGGTCTTTTGAGAGAGTGAGAGTAGCCACcaaagtgagagagaagaggaaaaaacAGTATTCCCGTTTTTATGcaaaatagtaaattttaaatGGTAGTTTCTCATttgttcaccgttggatcggTTTGAAATTTAAACTTCATGTTCCTagcatcttgttcttcattctggtcGGTGAAGATGTTGATTGGAGGTTTTCAGTGAGAGAAATTGGCttcgcaagagagaaattaggtttcCCGTTTTTACACAGAGCAGCAATTTTTAAACAACAGTTTCTCATatttcaccgttggatcgacgTGAAATTTGGAATGTAGATTCTtctcatcttgttcttcattctgaacGGTGAAGATTTTAATTGAAAGTCTACAGAGGGAGAAATTGGCTTTGACAAAAGCTCTGTTTTTTTggtatatttcatcttcttgcttCTCATTTGAAAGCTTTGGTGATTTGATATTTTGGCTGGTTATATGCACGTTTTTGTGCTTTATTTGAGACTCTCGTGTAtctcatttgattatagtggagctATTTCATTGGTTTGGACGACCCGTGatttttacctctcacattgaggggttttccacgttaaaatctgtgtgttcttgttattaccttacttgctatatttgcttgttatagttgctgccatattgtgttgtgagtgcttccatattgttcttgtgttggatatttctatttttttctgctGCTAGACTCTTTCACTTCTGTCAGTGGATAgtgcaaaacaaaataaaattgcccATGTATTTCGTTATCTACAATAGTGTGTGTCCCGTTACTGTACATGAACATAAAAACAATATAGTTTTGGACAATAAAATATTCATTATCTTGAGTTTCTATATAACCTTTATTAACTGTTCTCTATTTATAATGAATCTTATTAAAACAGGTAAAATTTTGCTCCAAAAATTATTATCTACATAACAATCTTTCATAAATAAACACGTAATAGAagttaacaatatatataagcACCACCATTAAGTTTTACGTGATGAATTGATAGAAGGATATAATGTATCCACCGTTTGCTATCGTAGAGAACCAAATTGGTAGTTTTTCTCTTCAGAGACTAACTAGTCCGAAGTCAAAATCTTTAGAAACTTAATTGTCACCTTACTCGTAAATATTATATTACCATATATAGAATATATAGCTATTATAGGGAGAAAAATTAGGCTAGATATCACCCTAAAATCCCTTATAACTTAGTATAGAAACTGTTCTGAGACTTACCTAGAATCAATGGGACTTGGGCTGAACGTAAGGTCCAATAATATACAGTAGTTTATAATTTAAGGACCACTATTTGAGACCGAGGATATTTAGAATAAGAAAACTTGACTAATGTGTTGCCTAGTAATGTTAACAgttgcaaataaaataaatacaagcCTCCATCAGCTATCATGAGGCATCAAAATAGAAGGCAAGAACTATAGTTACTTTTTTTAGAAGCAATTGTATACTATATGATTTTACAAGCTGAGCATAGTTCAAAAGGAGGGGTTGTTCTATTTCATATATTTCAGCTAACGCATAGCTACCATGCACCCCATCAAGCCTCCACTGAGCTCATAATGTCGAGCACTAGAAAATCCAACTTCTAAAGCAAGTTTCTCCAATTCCTTCCCTGCACCAAAGGATGAATTCTTAAGTTAGGTAATCGACATAagtatatatctttttattccctttttctttgcttCCTAATACTAAACACGCTTCTGAATTACAAGAATCTAACTTGCTCAAAGTATGTAAACTAAAATCCTCTTACTCCAGAGCAGCAAAATAAACCATGTAAAAACGGAATTAAGTATGTCGATCCATGGCAAGTTTGGAGAAGATAGGTAAAAGGACGCAACTTATTGTTGTTACTGcccatattaaataattttctgaTAAATATAATTAAGCATATTGGATTATAACAAAATTGGATCATAGAGTTTGTTCTTATAGCCTGGAATTGAAGCCGAACCTGTTAAAAAAGCATATTGGACTAGAACGAAAACTGGATCAAAATGTTTGTTCTTATAAAAGAAACTGAAACCAAACCTGTTAAAAATCCTCTTATTGAAGTCTTAAGATATTTGTAGTCCTCTAAAAGGCCATAAGCAGATGCCACTGGAACAACAACATTGTCAATTATCCATTCCTATTAGACGAGGAAACATGGGAGTCAAACCTTTAGCCGGTGAAAGAAAATCATGAAGATTAAAGTGGGTGAATCAAATCTGCAGAAATAAATAGTGATCAATCGATATTCATGTACAAAAAAAGACCATATACTTTTATCTGCAATTATTCAATGACAAATATATGTGTTCCTAGGGAGTGGTGGTGAACAGAAGTAGACATTGCTCAACAGAATATGCTTCCTTTTCATTTTTACATCCTTAACTAAGCCAAATTGATATGAATAATAAGATTTCTACACAATGAAATAGAACCACCAGGCATATTATTACTGTAACTCAGACAAATCGGTGAGAAAGAGACATACCGTAATCGTAGAAGTCAGCAACTCTTCACTTTTATTGAAGTCGAGGATAGCCACTCTAGAGCCTGCATAGCAAATGGAAATATTGGAGGTGTCAAAGTTGATAAACACCAATAATCATATTAATGTaattaagataagaaaaagCTACCGGCTTTTAGGACTCTTAAAATTTCCTGCATAGCTTTAGGCCTATCAACTACGTTTCTAAGACCATAGCCCATTGTTATAGCATCAAACGAACCATCAGAAAACGGCAAATTTAGAGCATCACCTTCAATCCACCTATGGTAAGACAACAATGGCAATTATTTACTCTGTTCTTTTTTGTCATCAATCACTCAACAATAAAAAACTCAAACACAAAGGAATGCCCTCTTAAAAATTGTTAAAGATTCATTAGACAAAtgttatctatttatttatttaaatttatttcagaATGCACACTGCTAAAATTACCAATGCTCACTCAATATTTGAGAAGCAGTTCTTTGAGTGCTGTTTAGATGAGGCAATCAATAGTTGTTCCTTGGAGAAATCAAGACCAGTCACCTACAGCCCCAAAAGAAAACATTCAACACAACCATACtttcattaaataataaactaaatgATTATTCCTATTAAAATACCTCCTACTTGATATTATTGGATCCAAAATTCACATACTCAAGACCCAATCATGCTATGTGTACACAAAAAATCAGCCATCCATTTAAAATACAcgttaaaatacaaaatacacattaaaaataagttaaacaacacaacacatgtatttatacacaaatacatggTAGCTGAGTTTTGGTATGCACATAGCATTTTTGCTCAAGACACCAGAAGATTCCTATTATCAAATGAAATGCAAAATGAAACCTTTCCATCAGACCCCACTTTCTGGGACAAGAGAAAGGACAAATCGCCACTTCCGCAGCAAATATCCAACACATGGTCTCCCGCTTTAGCTCTGTACCAAACTCATGAATTTCAGAAACAGAATCTTGTTATGTCTAACCTTTACTTTTTCATCTGAACGCacgtatatgtatatatattatatacttgCTCAACCCAGGCTCACAATTTAACGAAAGCTTAGGTGGATTCGGCACTTGTTCAAGCCACAAAAGCCAGGGCATTTCCGCACTCAATGGgaactttttcaattttcttctaAAATCACCTTCACATGATGTATTTGACTTAACCGAACTAAGCTACCCTTTATTAGAAGACTAAATTTTGAATAAACGTATGCATTTTTTGCACCCTTTATTCCGAAAGTTTAGAGTGTAAAGCGCATATAAGCTGAGGTTCTTCAGTGCTAGAGTGTACCAATTTGGCAAAAACGACAACTTAACCTTCTAGAAGAAATCAATCATGAAAAAAAGAAACTTTGAAGTAAAAGAGCaatgaaaggaagaaaaaacGGGTACCCAGCCCAGGAAACAGTCATGCGCTTCCAAATTCGATGCTGACCCAAGCTCAGCAAATCATTCAGCtgcagaaagaaagaaagaaagttagttagttagttagttaactaGTTATGAAAGAGGTTGTAGTGGTTGAAAAGAGGGGCGCACGTTATCATAGACAGGAGCAATGCGGTTAAACAGCGCCTGGCGATCGTTGGAACAACAAAGCGGTGCCGGTCGGAAGTTTGaactggaagaagaagaagaagaagaagaagaaggaatgagCGTTCGGAAAGGGAGTAGCAGCATTGTTGCCATATCTCTCTCTTCCCCTTCCACATCACCTTAttgttttttcttcattttatatTAGTCTCGAGTCTTTTGGTAGACTTTTATATTATAAAGTACccaacttttatttatttcattcagTACACGCCTAactacaataaatatattttggttaCACATGCGAAACTTTTGTTTAAGGGAAAGTCCAGGACAGtagatttattaaaatttagctagtatttaattagtaaaataaaaataaatgattttttattattagataaaattttatattattaaatatattattaatagttAATTGATAGTTACAACTTATAAAATTTACTGGTTTTTAGCACTCTTCTATGATTTAAAAGAGTATAATTCTAATATATGAAAATATGGACCAAACCAATTTGTTCGgatggaaaaaaaatattttagtgttGGTTTGTATTAATTTCTTTTAGTGAAAAAGTATccttttgtaataaaatatttttatttaaatacgtcttttaaaaatatttttactaaaaacatattttttttaaaagctaataataatataatattttatttttaaaaaatacagaaacaaAAGACCTCTTTAATACTTAAAAATTCTTCTTAAAATGtttattaaaatatgaaataatttgtgtctattaaaaattcttttttaaaaagatgaaaaaataagtaattttttcaAAGCTGATTCAAATTGACCTTTATTGGGCTAAAAAATtagaagtaaaattttttattcaatccgtattaaaattat
The Arachis duranensis cultivar V14167 chromosome 5, aradu.V14167.gnm2.J7QH, whole genome shotgun sequence genome window above contains:
- the LOC107488778 gene encoding 2-phytyl-1,4-beta-naphthoquinone methyltransferase, chloroplastic-like, yielding MATMLLLPFRTLIPSSSSSSSSSSSNFRPAPLCCSNDRQALFNRIAPVYDNLNDLLSLGQHRIWKRMTVSWAGAKAGDHVLDICCGSGDLSFLLSQKVGSDGKVTGLDFSKEQLLIASSKQHSKNCFSNIEWIEGDALNLPFSDGSFDAITMGYGLRNVVDRPKAMQEILRVLKAGSRVAILDFNKSEELLTSTITEWIIDNVVVPVASAYGLLEDYKYLKTSIRGFLTGKELEKLALEVGFSSARHYELSGGLMGCMVAMR